A stretch of the Aphis gossypii isolate Hap1 chromosome 2, ASM2018417v2, whole genome shotgun sequence genome encodes the following:
- the LOC114120476 gene encoding vesicle-trafficking protein SEC22a-like — MILYALILRSRDLLPLTSTTNYHCSNGESAIDLKLINKIVKSVLKKNEVPKNKCFLRTNDKTYYFLPCLNIICMAMCIPSYPQVLAYSFLEELAGEFTKKYDRFKVEQALRPYNLIEFDTTIHPIQQMYNKPQQLTSRINLAEITRDITLDPPQEVFIVEENSKNNIHTPQVIPPTVRVGPLPTLEPLSFIDKTSLIFTICLIIHSIVIVMDTWRSWTTEEDDSLDTGWLHFCSILFRLAQMYVLTHKQMYRWKKGWTLFLVLLCIDWFLYFNDDLWQVILVYVITTLTHTCILRRKIAIKLPQYQI; from the exons ATGATTTTGTatgctttaattttaagaagcCGGGACCTCCTACCATTGACGTCCACCACCAATTACCATTGTAGTAATGGTGAGAGCGCCATTgacttgaaattaattaataagattgTAAAGAGTGTTCTAAAGAAGAATGAAGTacccaaaaataaatgttttcttcGAACCAACGACAAGACCTActa ttttttaccatgtttaaatataatttgcatGGCTATGTGCATTCCTTCATATCCTCAAGTTTTGGCTTACAGCTTTTTAGAAGAATTAGCTGGAgagtttacaaaaaaatatgaccgGTTTAAAGTTGAACAAGCTTTAAGGCCCTACAATCTTATTGAAtttg atactaCTATACATCCTATtcaacaaatgtataataaaccaCAACAATTGACATCCAGAATAAATTTAGCTGAAATTACTCGTGATATAACATTAGATCCACCTCAAGaagtttttattgttgaagAAAATTCtaagaataatattcatacacCACAAGTTATTCCTCCGACTGTTCGag tCGGACCACTGCCTACTTTAGAACCTTTATCATTCATTGACAAaacatctttaatttttactatatgtttaattattcatagtatTGTCATAGTAATGGATACATGGAGGAGTTGGACAACtgaa GAAGATGACTCACTAGATACTGGTTGGCTTCACTTTTGTAGTATTCTTTTCCGATTAGCTCAAATGTATGTTCTTACGCACAAGCAAATGTATAGATGGAAGAAAGGATGGACATTGTtcttagtattattatgtatagattgGTTTCTGTATTTTAACGATGATCTATGGCaggttattttagtatatgtcATTACTACATTGACACATACATGTATACTTCGACGGAAAATTGCCATTAAGTTACCACAAtatcaaatttga
- the LOC114120475 gene encoding uncharacterized protein LOC114120475 yields MFELEEFDLDDEVFLNTQMPTFINRSPIILSNSNPVTSNFEDDDEIFLNVSNSVFELESSHSENNELKIENTTKEQKKNNDISQNIVKTQSKQDITKSYNESQQNKIKLNFDDAFDSDDETFFNTSNIIEDAMSPLKDNDCTAKFDFNDDHNEVSIVNSGSYQLKSSNLKNYNKTNCNGHLNTTITSVKSMTPKYTSRKFPGPAGLLSENEDLCLEDPSNLETLDMSININENDSKEENLCTQANDSSFSSSPYQQFLSDFFTTDVDALLDKFNVAWIKQKLLPYTASGRSFTDKIPFFVSVLKEIDCLSPDPTVLLADKTGHIRGTIHRAVWNQFSSQLKPGAVLVLTNVGVSCQKILKGFTLNITGDHLVAIYSYSSENVQEVIVTRTTIMTNNEIVSGVKQCNAYNAEDSNKNSNSVINKSRMNILNNLKLDDTLTDHSPLPSNVNCQIKNNTPGQLTPAKSVFTPRTSVVHNLFKSVPSISSDFSEEPPTKRTKNESKTEDQCSDNEISIIQNIFEGIDENEMFNDFCC; encoded by the exons ATGTTTGAACTTGAAGAATTTGATTTAGACGatgaa gtatttcTTAATACCCAGATGCCAACATTCATTAATAGAtcaccaataatattatcaaattcaaaTCCTGTTACTTCAAATTTTGAAGATGATGATGAA atattcCTTAATGTATCAAATTCTGTTTTTGAATTGGAATCTTCACACtctgaaaataatgaattaaaaattgaaaatactacaaaagaacaaaaaaagaataatgat ATTTcgcaaaatatagtaaaaaccCAATCCAAACAAGATAttacaaaatcatataatgaaagtcagcaaaataaaataaaattaaattttgatgatgCTTTTGATTCTGATGatgaa ACTTTTTTCAACAcatcaaatataatagaagATGCTATGAGTCCATTAAAGGACAATGACTGTACagctaaatttgattttaatgatgATCATAATGAG GTTTCAATTGTTAATTCTGGAAGTTATCAGTTAAAATCTTCaaacttaaaaa attataataaaacaaattgcaACGGCCATCTTAATACAACTATTACTAGTGTAAAATCAATGACTCCAAAATATACTTCTAGAAAATTTCCTGGACCTGCTGGTCTACTTTCAGAAAac gaAGATCTATGTTTAGAAGATCCTTCAAACTTGGAAACTTTGGATATGTCAATTAacattaatgaaaatgatagCAAAGAAGAG AATTTGTGCACTCAAGCAAATGATTCATCTTTTTCTTCATCACCATATCAACAATTTCTATCAGATTTTTTCACCACCGATGTTGATGctttattagataaatttaatgttgcaTGGATAAAGCAGAAACTTCTTCCATACACTGCGTCTGGTCGTTCTTTCACAGATAAGATACCATTTTTTGTTTctgttttaaaagaaattgatTGTTTATCACCAGATCCAACAGTTCTACTTGCTGACAAAACAGGACATATCAGAGGAACAATTCATAGAGCTGTTTGGAACCAATTTAGCAGTCAGTTGAAACCTGGAGCTGTTTTAGTATTAACAAATGTTGGCGTATCATGCCAAAAAATACTTAAGGGATTTACTCTTAATATTACTGGTGATCATTTAGTTGCCATTTATAGTTATTCTTCTG agaATGTTCAAGAAGTAATTGTTACTCGAACAACAATTAtgacaaataatgaaattgtcAGTGGAGTCAAACAATGTAATGCATACAACGCGGAAgactcaaataaaaattctaattcaGTAATAAATAAGAGTCGGatgaatatacttaataatttgaaattggaTGACACTTTGACTGATCATAGTCCCCTACCATCAAATGTCAACTgccaaatcaaaaataatactccTGGTCAACTAACACCTGCTAAAAGTGTTTTCACACCAAGAACTTCTGTAGTTCATAATCTATTCAAAAGTGTTCCTAGTATTTCTAGTGATTTCTCAGAAGAACCACCAACCAAACGaacaaaaaatgaatcaaaaaCTGAAGATCAATGTTCAGATAACGAAATctctattattcaaaatatttttgaaggaattgatgaaaatgaaatgtttaatgatttttgttgtTGA
- the LOC114120477 gene encoding 60S ribosomal protein L37a translates to MAKRTKKVGIVGKYGTRYGASLRKMVKKIEITQHSKYTCSFCGKESMKRACVGIWSCKRCRRTVAGGAYVYSTTAATTVRSAIRRLREVNDL, encoded by the exons ATG gcCAAACGTACGAAGAAAGTAGGAATTGTAGGTAAATATGGTACCCGATATGGTGCCTCGCTGCGTAAGATGGTcaagaaaattgaaataaccCAACACAGCAAATATACCTGTTCATTCTGCGGAAAG gaatcCATGAAGAGAGCTTGTGTAGGAATTTGGTCATGCAAACGGTGTAGAAGAACTGTAGCAGGTGGAGCTTACGTATATTCTACGACCGCTGCAACTACTGTAAGATCCGCAATCAGACGTTTGAGGGAAGTGAATGACTTGTAA